A single genomic interval of Halosegnis longus harbors:
- a CDS encoding PadR family transcriptional regulator gives MTAPADTELTRFQLHLLATVADTPAKGTAIQTQLETQYGSLGHARIYQNLDSLVEAGYVEKRPLDGRTNQYRLTDAGHEILAQEASFLIRYTTLEHPSEATRDDAADS, from the coding sequence ATGACTGCGCCTGCCGACACAGAGCTGACGCGCTTCCAACTGCATCTCCTCGCGACCGTCGCCGACACGCCGGCGAAAGGCACCGCCATCCAGACACAACTGGAGACACAGTACGGCTCACTCGGCCACGCGCGTATCTACCAGAATCTGGATTCACTCGTCGAGGCGGGCTATGTCGAGAAACGGCCCCTGGATGGCCGGACGAATCAGTACCGGCTGACCGACGCCGGCCACGAGATTCTGGCCCAGGAGGCCAGCTTCCTGATTCGGTACACGACGCTGGAGCACCCCAGCGAGGCCACCCGCGATGACGCAGCCGACTCGTGA
- a CDS encoding winged helix-turn-helix domain-containing protein gives MGAANNGQKVTDGELLQAVKDHPDPVVSNTELSENIPLTSTRVNQRLARMESQGLVKSKRLGSGKAWWVPSCPD, from the coding sequence ATGGGAGCCGCCAATAACGGTCAAAAAGTGACAGATGGAGAATTGCTTCAAGCAGTAAAGGATCACCCAGATCCTGTAGTAAGTAATACTGAATTATCTGAAAACATCCCCCTCACGAGTACTAGAGTAAACCAACGATTGGCCCGGATGGAATCTCAAGGATTAGTCAAGTCGAAACGGCTGGGAAGTGGAAAGGCATGGTGGGTTCCCTCTTGCCCGGACTAG